The genome window GGTTGAAATGGGgcccaaaaattaaaaccaaaccaaactgaaTATAAATCAAATGGAGCCTAGCAACTTGGGGTTCGTCTATTTAATTTCCGTCCGTTAGGTGCATagataaatgctcttaaccactaTAAGtctcttgttttttgttttttcttcttcttgggttTGTGGTTTAATAATTAAGGTCATTggatttatatttaatttaaaagttaGGTTAAAAAGCTGataaagaaactgaaaaaccATATGACTATTATACATTAAGGCATGGAAAATTAACAAGAGAGAAACATATTTATTATTCCTTCAAGAGTCAAAGAGTCACAAGTACAACAATATTTAAGCAAATATTTGGGAAGCCCGCCCAGAGCTTGAGTAATAATTTAGAAATTAACCATAATTGAGACGAAATATGTCATTCTGCAAAAAGAAGCTTCCTTGTGGCGTGGGAATCAAGTGGAACATCTGCAACACGAGCATTTCAAAGAGATCAATCTccctttcttatttttctttccatgtAATTGCAAACAAACTATATAATGTGAATGTTTCCATTAAATAATTACCTGGCTGAATCTTAGGTGGTGTTCTTCCCCTGGTAATTGGAGGCTGCCACTGACAAAGACCACAATGCCACCAGTTGGGGATGATGGCTGTGAATCAATGGTGCTGATCAAATGTTTGCATTGATCAAACGGCAACTGGTTAAGCTTTGAAGTTATATCATCCACCCCAAATATCTTCTGTCCCTCAAAGCTCAACATAGAGGTTGGTTGgtagagagaagagagggaaGCTCTTTCGGTGTCGAAAAGATGGTAATAATGATCCACAAATGCCCTCCCCACCATTTCAGCTTGTTCTTCCATTTCTGCTTTCCTCTGTTTGatcttgctctctctctctctctctctctctctctctctctctctctctctctcattctgGCTACGAATATAAGGAAGCTGGGTTTCCCAAAAGGTGCCTAACATGTGCACTTAgacacaagaaagaaaaagatgacaCAAGATTTGTTTGCTTAATTAGCACTAGATGGGCCATCATGCCCCTGAGCAGTTTTGCCTCCAGAAAGGAATGCTCATAAAAAACTGAGGGATACAAGGGTAATTAAGCAATCCAAAATGGGGGAATCAAAGACTGCTGCAATTTTACGGTTTGTGGGTTCTTTTTTGTAGTGCCGAAAGTATATGGAATATATACTTTCCTCGGCGACCACCCTTTCCAACAGGGGTAAGCTTTACCATTTCTGGATTATAATTCAAGAAATATAATCCAAGAATGTATTTGCCCAATAAATTACAACTACACCGATTATGGATCTGCCTGCATCATTCAACTTTAAGTCGCATATAATTATCATGTTACATTTCCTTTTACAAGGCACGTCACATGGGAAGCTGGGAGTGTAATGTTTGATGTCACATGGTCAATACATGCACTACAGAAACAAATATGCATGGATATTTTGACTCACCAATGCACACATTCAACCCAGCATCCTCGGCAGGGCAGTGTCAAGGTTAAAGATGCACAAAAGGTTGCAGAGGTTTCGAAGTGCGTGATTCAATCCACAAGCCTGTGAAATTGATTGAGAGACTAATATGACCAGATTATGAATGTTGGCATATTACAGAGAACATTTTGCCTTCTGCCTgcaccacaatatgcttggCTAAACAGAGTGCAGGTTCAGTTTCATGAATGAGAAACTTTACTAGACAATACCTAGGTAAGCAGGGGTCCTTCAACTTAACCTACGGAACCTAGTCAGTAGCCATTAGGCATCCCTTCCTGGCTTCAGATTCTAACCACTCAAGCCAAGAGCTTCTCTCTTCACATTGTCTTTCATACAAGAGCTGAAAGCATCTCTTCACTAGTGCCCTTGGCATTTAACAAACCTGTCCTTCAGCTTGAGTAAAGATTTTATCCTACCATAAACTCTATACGGCAATTACCACAGATTGCAAATACGAATACCGGAATTTCCATTTTCTATCGTTAATCTTGATGGCTAGTCATAGTCAGCCAGTggaataccctaaaccctatacCATCAAAATGTGAATACCCACCATATACTGAACAATAAGTTTAATAATCAACCAGTATGAATAAACAGACGCTTGACAAAATGAATACATAACGTCTTCATCCATGAACCAAAATGTCACTTCACATGTAGACTAAATCGCAGAAAGACTGAGGCATCAGCTACTTGCAAACCCCGTATATATTCTTAAGCACAAAATCATCTGATGCTCACAGTAAAGACTAACAACTGAGAAATATGACAATAAGGATATATTGTCATCGACCACAGCCAGCAACACAATTCATCAAGTTTTTGCATACACTGTCTAACAACATAAATTGTTCTCTTTATGACATATGATGGCACTGATTGTTTCCGCAAATCCTCAAGCATAACTGACTTTTCAAACATCTTGGCAAACACAGGTCATGCGGTTGACATTTCAGTACATAGTTACATACAAAAACTTATACGccaaaataaaattgcatACAACTAGTTAAGTTATAACCAGGGCTAGAAAGATCTGGATGACAGTGTTCATAAGGAGAGGAAATTGCAGCTTGCAATGGTCTCCAGAAGTAGCAACAAGCATACTCATAACTCGCCTAACACAGAAACAAGTTATTGACTAACATACTAGCTTTAACAAGGAAGGCATACAGCTTGCTTGCAATGAGGAGCTTAATATAACATAAATAACTTGGCGCGCCCACGAAAGCTCCAAACCAGATAAACCAACATCATAAACACAAAGCATGTAATCATAATAGAAATTTTCTAATACATAGTTCTCAATTTTCAACATAATATAAGCCAACTGTCAAAAAGTACACATCTTTCTCAGGATAAATTCATTATCAAAGTTTTCACTAACACAGATCTATCACCTTTATAGAAGCTCAAGTGGTGAATTGGCATCCTCATCCTCACCAAGCTCAGTTCCAACTCGAAGGCCAAAAAGCATGCACTCCATAACCGATCTTCCAATTATCCAAGTAGACCACCTTCTTCACCGCCCAAAACGAAACAAGGAGCGCGATAATCATAACAATACGCTGCACCTTGACATTGCGGACGGTAACAAGCACGCGGGTGAGGAATGCCAACAACAACCCAACAATGGTGTACAAGAACCCAACTGTGAAGCCTTCTGTTCCAAGCTGCATTCCGGAGCCCTGGTAGAAAAATATGAGCTTTGAAGGGTCATTTCTATCAACCAAGAACATGGGCATTTTTCTAATGATGTTATGCATAGCGCCGGAGACGCTAAAGAAGTAAATGAAGACAGCGCCAGATAACCAAATTCTTGGGTCGTGAAGCAAAGTCTTGCCACTGATGATCTTCTTCCCAATAAAGGGTAACCAAATCAACCACGCGATGGTAGCGAACATAATTTGCTTCTTGGATAGCATCGGAGGGCGCTGAATCGGACCCACAACAAGTTTGGTCTTGGACTCGATGAACTCGGACATTGACTCAGCCAATCTCGAGAAATCGCCCTGGTCCATTTGCTGGGATTCTTTGAGGCTGTGGTTGGGTCCGATGAGGCGAATGTGAGGCAGCGAGTTGACTCCGAATTGGGCAAAGCTGTGCTGCGAGTCTTGAAACTCGATGTCGCAGAAGAACAACTTGGCGTGAGAAGAAGACGATGGGTCGTCATTGTTCTCGATGAAAGACGAAGCGACGAGAGCGAACTCGCTGCGGAGCTCCTTGAGATGGAGCTCTTGCTTGTCGTGGAGCTTTGCGGCgtcgaagaagatgagaacCCAGTAGGGCCTTGGGGTTTTGACGGAGGTCAGAAATCGAGAGAGTGAGTGGTCGTCGAGGCGGATCAAGCCAGATTTGGATCGGGCTTGGAGGGAAAGGAGTTCGGCGACCTGGTCCGAGTTGGATTCGGATAACCCAATGAATGCGGTGAGAAAGAGGAGGGTGGTGATGAGGAAGACAAGGGGCAGTTTCGGAATTGGGCCCATTTTTGTGGGTTTTCACTTGTTACAGAGAGCAAAGGGTTTTGCTTTgtgggaagaggaagaagaagcctCAAGGGCAAAGAGTTGATTTTGAGTCTCGAGTGTTGACCTTTTCATGTGGAGGACGAGAAGCCTATTGGACGTTAGAATGCACGACATGTCGTTTTGTCCAATTGTATTTGTACATCTTTTGTTCAGTTGGCTCGAGCCACATTGATAGAACGAATTGGAAATTGCCAGAGAGATTgaaagattttctttttaatgtccaaattgagaatataaaaacaaaactcactTTGCTTCATCACCCTCATTTCTAGTTTCTAAGTTTGATAAGGTTATTTGGAACCCAGATATCAAACGCTTATAAGTTGCTGCATCAGGTTTCAGCCTCATCTTCAACATTTCATCATGAATTTTCATTGCCTTTCTCAACTCCTTCACACCACAGAGCCCACGGATCATGATTGTGAAGCTTGCACTGCTCATCAAGTTGTGTCTTCTCATGTAATCAAACACTCTCATTGCTTCTTCAATCCTCCTTGCTGCAAACAGCCCACTGAGAAGTACATTGTAGGTTGTTACATCCAAGCTGCCATTCAATTTTTCCATCTTATTATGCAATGCAATAGCTGAATCAATCTGTCTTCCAGAGCAGTATCGCCCCACTAACGGGGAACAGCAAATCAAATCCGGTAGCAGCCCCTTGTCTAGAACAACATTCAACAGATACTCTGCTTCTCTCCATCTACCCCTACGACACAGAAATGATATAAAACAGGACAGCTCCGATGCAGAAGGACTACACCCTCTACTTATAACATCCATTAACAACTCAAACCCTTCCTCACACCGCTCTTCCTTGCAAAGAACATCTGCAAATGCATGATAACTACTGCCATCCACTACAATACCCCTTTCAGAAATCAGACGATAAACCGAAATTGCTTCTTTTGTTCTCGCTTCATTAGTCAATGCCTTCAACATAAGCCCATAGGTACCATCTTGGAGTCCAATTTTTTCATCACATGCTTTCTTAAAGAACATTTCCGCGGCATGTGTTTTGCCCAAGTCACAAAGCTTCTCAACTATTGAATCATACTCAGATAAAGGGCAATTGGGAAGCAATTTCTTCTCTACCATAACACTTGTTACCCTTTCAACCACTTCCACATTCCCAAGTTTACATGCTCCATCAAGAATAGAGCTATAAGTACTAAAATCAGGATCCACTTTTCTATCACACATCTCGTTTAAGTGGGAAAATGCAGCATCAAAGTTGCCACTTTTGCTACAACCATCAACAAGAAGATTATACATCATAGAATTATAAATGTTCAAATCCAAAAGTCTAAGAATTCTTTCAAATTTCCCATCTTTACAAAGAATTTGAGCAACCAGTGACCATGTAAATCGATCTGGTAAAACCCCATTCCGGATCATAAGGCCATAGAAACACCACGCCAATCTAATCTCATTTTCTCGTTGTATAGCATTGAGCAGAGCATTGCAGGCAACAACTGAAGGAACACAACCAAGAACATTCATTTTCCTAAATACTTCTAAGCCTTCTCTAAACAAACCCTTTCTTGAATAGcatccaagaacaaaacttaACGTAGTGGATTGAGAATCTGTACCTTTACATGCTAGAGTAATGCACTGTACAAGCTCTGATACAGGATGAGTTTGAATTAGAGAATCCAAGATGGGTTTCACGGGTCGAACAAGGCCCGACCCAAGTGAGACTCGGATGATTTGGCAGTTGGATTTGAGGTCCGGTTCAAACCTCAAATTTACTTTCGCCCAATTGAAGAACTCCAAAGAGACTTGTGGGTTGTTCTGGGTTTTATGGAGGATTTGGAGAAAGAGAGCAGGCGTCAGTTTGGGGAAGAGACTCAGGTTTCGGAGGAGTGGTACCCAGTTGCGTCTCTGCAAGAGAGCGTAGGAGATTTGGGAAGCTAGCTGAGCTTGTTTGATATTGGTTCTCCAACTCAGAGATGAAGCTGTTGAATACGCTCTGCGAAATTGGTGAGCTTTGTGAAGAAGCATTTGGTGCTGAAGTAGTTTTCCTCTGTTTCAACATTTTCCGGCAAAGAGGTATGAATTTGAGATTGTTTCAAATTGGTTTTTGCTCGAGGGTAGACAAACAAGTCGAGTTTTGGGCTTCTGGCTCTAACAGCAGGAGACTgttggcttggcttggcttcAGTGGAAAGgtaaaatcataaaattaaaataataaaaaaaaggaggacgGGAATGTctcaaaaatagtatagccaggcggctatactatttataattaaaattatataaaaaagatgGCCCGGCTGGGAGAGCTACGTGtcaaaaaaagtatagccgcacggctatactcttcttcttttttaaatatgaccAGGTGATACTAAAAAAAccgtagtatagccgcgcggctatactatttataattaaaaatatataaaaaggatGGCTCGCCTAGCGTGTGGCTACGtgtcaaaaatagtatagccgcgcggcgatactcttttttaaaaaacccccctagtatagccgcgcggctatactattttttaaagaaaccCGTAGAATAGCCtccggctgtactatttaaaaattaaaaaattaaaaaagaccCGCTAGCTTACGtgtcaaaaatagtatagccgaccggctataccatttataatttaaaaaataaaaaaagactactgtagtatagccgtccggctatactatttataattttaaaaaataaaaaaaaaaaggaggccCGCCTATCCGTTTCAAAACTAGTATAGCcttcggctatactattttttttaaaaaaatttaacctgTAGAGCCATATTCTTTCCAGTGAAAAAACTCGCCAGGTTTCTTTGCGGACTTCCCAGTTCCCCTTTAACCTGTAGAACCATTGGCTGGCTCATGTTTTTGTTGCTCATATTTGCTTCTTGGGTCCTTTTGTAATAAATATATGTGTTCCAGGGGTTTCTTTTGCAGACTTGTTAGTTCTTTTTGGTTCTCACCAATTTTTGCttaccagaaaaaaaaaaaaaaaacccaaacttttgtcttcaatgtcaaaatcagatatccaaaaatacccaGTAAAAGAGAAAGGAGTGTTCTGAAGAAATGGAGAAAAGTGATGTTGCTGCTGACCCCACATGCATATTCCTACGTACGTCGGCTGGTCCATAGGAGACCCAGTAAGACACTGGAAAAAAggtattttctatttttccacCATTCAAATTTAGCAGATCAATCCAAAAATAAGACGGCATTGCTTTGCTGATAAACAAATGAACAGCTTGACTTATTGCTAGCCCTTCATATCACCATCAATCCATTAATAATCTCCTCAATTATTCAATTGGTGGGTTCCTCGTGACCACATGATCTGGCTGCATCTCAGTTGCCTGGCATGTGGATGCAGCTCAATGTTTCAAGTTTTTACTCAAAAATCTAATGTTAATTATTATAAAGCTTCTTTCTTGGCTGCCCACAGGActcatgagagagagatgggtaCATCGTTTTATTCCTggtttattgttgtttttaattttccatGTCTTTTTCTAGGATATCTTCCTTCTTTATTGGTTATGGTGTTTAGCATGTTGGTCATGTTTTATTACCAAGAAAAAGTAACCACTGTTTTGGGGAAAGAAACTAGATTGTGGAGAAATCTCAGGCTTTACAAGgtactttttatttgtttgattgaCCAAAGCAAGTTTAAGTTAACTTTAACCTTGTTTAATCCTTTATGCTCACTCTTAATTAGAGACACAATACTAAATAATTTGCTGCATTTCTCGACAACCAAATCCAGTTGTCTAGATCCAAGAACTTCCGATTATTGTAAGACCAATCACAATCTATCACGTTCTCACAGGCAACACATGGACCCCACCCCACCTCACCTCTGTTTTCTGCCAATTGCCAAAGACCATTGGAGGGCAGCCTGGCTTCTTCAGTCCTAATTCTGAGCTTCTTATTTTAGTCATTTTCATCTAGACATATTCCCCAATGACCCTGTCTTTAAAAGTTATAAGCAGGACTGTGCTGTGCAGAAGTGATATAAATAATAACCAAATAAATTAACCAGACAAGGAAATGTGACTTGGTTCCATTCTTAGCCTTTCCCAAGTCATTTTCATATTCTGATCATTTAATGcgcacctcctcctcctcctggAGATCCAGCTGAAACAGCTCCCATCCATTCTCACTTTCTTCAGATTCTCTGCCTCCAAAAGTCTTCCGCCCAAAATGGAAAGAGTGGCATCTCTGATGCCTATTCTTCTTTACATTGCAGTACTCATTGCTGCTTGCTCTTCTTCATCTGAAGCGGCTGCCCCAGCCACTTCTTTCGAAGACAATTTCGACATAATGTGGTCTGAGAACCATTTTAAAACCTCTGCAGATGGGGAGATCTGGTATCTTTCCCTGGACAAAGAAACAGGTAAACATGAACAAGATTTATCAGCAACAAAGATTTATTTCTGTTCAATACTTATGTGTGAATCTTACTTGAGAATTTGCATCAGTTTCAAAACTACTTGAAACTTTGCTAGCAATcacataacttttttttttttttttttggtttctttgtaATTGAATAGGTTGCGGGTTTCAGACAAAACAGAAGTACAGATTTGGATGGTTCAGCATGAAGCTCAAGTTGGTTGGAGGTGACTCTGCTGGTGTAGTGACAGCTTATTATGTAAGTCTTTAAGCTTTCATGAAAGCCAATCACAATCCCATGTCTGTCTTtgtagtttcttttttgtactAAATTACATGTCTAAGATTGAAATCGTACTTCTTGTTGCAGATGTGCACAGAAAATGGAGCAGGGCCAGAGAGGGATGAGTTGGATTTTGAGTTCTTGGGAAATAGGAGCGGGCAACCTTATCTCATTCAGACAAATGTTTACAAGAATGGAACTGGAGGCCGTGAGATGAGGCACATGCTGTGGTTCGACCCCACCGAGGACTTTCATACCTATTCAATTCTTTGGAACAATCATCAGATTGTGTAAGTTTAGTATATATCTTCCTTTTGGCTCTTGGTGTATGACCTGAGTTACCAAGTCTCTCTTTTATATCTatcttccttttattttatatctGCTGACACATACTGATTGATCCCTCATGCTAAAGAGAAATCATTTGCCACAAAGATTGTACAACTCTTTAGCAAAGTAGATGTCTATGAACACCAAAGAGATGTCATTTGCCACATTGTCACATAATTTTCCAAATTCTATTTATGTAACACCATTGCTCTTAGCATGAACAATACTGAAAACTTACCAATCTTGCACTTGATTTTTGTTGCATACAGGTTTTTTGTGGACAAAGTTCCCATAAGGGTGTTCAAGAACAATGGGGAAGCAAACAACTTCTTCCCCAATGAGAAGCCAATGTACTTGTTCTCCAGCATATGGAATGCAGATGAGTGGGCAACCAGAGGTGGGCTTGAGAAGACAGACTGGAAGAAAGCCCCATTTGTGTCCTCTTACAAAGACTTCAATGTTGATGGGTGCCAATGGGAAGACCCTTACCCTGCATGCGTCTCCACCACAACAAAGAATTGGTGGGACCAGTATGATGCTTGGCACCTCTCTGATGCTCAGAAAATGGACTATGCTTGGATACAGAGAAATCTCGTTATTTATGATTATTGCAAGGATTCTGAACGCTACCCAACTTTGCCAGTGGAGTGCCCATTGAGTCCATGGGAATGAAAATAGTAATGTAAAGTTTTGTAATCTCAATTTGGGAACACACCAAGTTGTGTTTTTGTAGGTCATCATTGTCTTTGGCTATTGGGTTTctattaaatttattaaatcaattttgttcaataaaaGGTTTAATTTAATGCATTTCATTCCTTTCCTAAACACTATGTAAAATAATCAACAAATTCCGAACCTTTATATTTAGAAATTTTGCTTATATTCAAATTTCacaatatttaaaatatttaagtaATCTAACCGTTAAAACACATTAGCAAACCTTGAAAATAACAACGTTACCATATGCCAATATAAGAATATttcctattaaaaaaaacaataacatattaaactcaTACACAACCCGAATGTTAAAACTCGAACTAGGAGATTTCCTATTAGCTTTTGAATAATCTTTTAATGTCATAAGCTTTTAAACGTCGAGATCAGCGAAAGTTTCTATTAGATGAGCCAGCTCAAATCCAACGGTGGATATCGGCCAATTCAAATCCAACGGTTTGAATGACTTTTTCAGTCGGTGGATGGATGGTATTAGTCGAATAATAAATTCACGAGGTgccaaagaaaacaacaaaacggTAAGTTGAAACGCGAGACCAACGAACAGAAGACTCCCaatccaaacccaaacccaaaggTACAGttagggtttttcttttccagagTGAAGTCGCAATTCATagaacaagaacaaagaaTGGTGTGCGAGAAGTGTAAGTTTCTTTGAATTCATTATCAACTTTCTGcaaaattcttttcttttcttaaaaataggCGAAAATAGAGATTGGACGCAGTTTCTGAACTCTGATTGATACTTTTTGCCTAAAAGAATTCCGattgataatatttttgatAATTTTCTGAATTTCTTTAATTGAATTTGTTAAATACATAGGTGAGAAGAAGCTTTCGAAGGTGATAGTGCCAGACAAGTGGAAGGAAGGTGCCAGTAACACCACCGAGGGCGGTGGCCGTAAAATCAACGAGAACAAGCTCCTCTCCAAGAAGAAAAGGTCcgctttttttaaatttatatatatgttttttgtATATGTGTATTCAGTGAGGTTTTTACTTGATTTTAGCATTTGAAGtagaatttttgtttgatttcagcacacctttttttttatatcaaatttCTATGTTGGCTTTTGCTTGTGTTACTTCTTGGCATACGgtcatgaattttttatttatttactaaaTTATAGGAGTAGACTGCGATCAAACTTTAGATTAGA of Prunus dulcis chromosome 4, ALMONDv2, whole genome shotgun sequence contains these proteins:
- the LOC117625734 gene encoding nuclear transport factor 2B, yielding MLGTFWETQLPYIRSQNERERERERERERERESKIKQRKAEMEEQAEMVGRAFVDHYYHLFDTERASLSSLYQPTSMLSFEGQKIFGVDDITSKLNQLPFDQCKHLISTIDSQPSSPTGGIVVFVSGSLQLPGEEHHLRFSQMFHLIPTPQGSFFLQNDIFRLNYG
- the LOC117625023 gene encoding probable dolichyl-diphosphooligosaccharide--protein glycosyltransferase subunit 3B, with translation MGPIPKLPLVFLITTLLFLTAFIGLSESNSDQVAELLSLQARSKSGLIRLDDHSLSRFLTSVKTPRPYWVLIFFDAAKLHDKQELHLKELRSEFALVASSFIENNDDPSSSSHAKLFFCDIEFQDSQHSFAQFGVNSLPHIRLIGPNHSLKESQQMDQGDFSRLAESMSEFIESKTKLVVGPIQRPPMLSKKQIMFATIAWLIWLPFIGKKIISGKTLLHDPRIWLSGAVFIYFFSVSGAMHNIIRKMPMFLVDRNDPSKLIFFYQGSGMQLGTEGFTVGFLYTIVGLLLAFLTRVLVTVRNVKVQRIVMIIALLVSFWAVKKVVYLDNWKIGYGVHAFWPSSWN
- the LOC117625022 gene encoding pentatricopeptide repeat-containing protein At4g21170; this translates as MLLHKAHQFRRAYSTASSLSWRTNIKQAQLASQISYALLQRRNWVPLLRNLSLFPKLTPALFLQILHKTQNNPQVSLEFFNWAKVNLRFEPDLKSNCQIIRVSLGSGLVRPVKPILDSLIQTHPVSELVQCITLACKGTDSQSTTLSFVLGCYSRKGLFREGLEVFRKMNVLGCVPSVVACNALLNAIQRENEIRLAWCFYGLMIRNGVLPDRFTWSLVAQILCKDGKFERILRLLDLNIYNSMMYNLLVDGCSKSGNFDAAFSHLNEMCDRKVDPDFSTYSSILDGACKLGNVEVVERVTSVMVEKKLLPNCPLSEYDSIVEKLCDLGKTHAAEMFFKKACDEKIGLQDGTYGLMLKALTNEARTKEAISVYRLISERGIVVDGSSYHAFADVLCKEERCEEGFELLMDVISRGCSPSASELSCFISFLCRRGRWREAEYLLNVVLDKGLLPDLICCSPLVGRYCSGRQIDSAIALHNKMEKLNGSLDVTTYNVLLSGLFAARRIEEAMRVFDYMRRHNLMSSASFTIMIRGLCGVKELRKAMKIHDEMLKMRLKPDAATYKRLISGFQITLSNLETRNEGDEAK
- the LOC117626492 gene encoding probable xyloglucan endotransglucosylase/hydrolase protein 8 isoform X2, coding for MVLIAACSSSSEAAAPATSFEDNFDIMWSENHFKTSADGEIWYLSLDKETGCGFQTKQKYRFGWFSMKLKLVGGDSAGVVTAYYMCTENGAGPERDELDFEFLGNRSGQPYLIQTNVYKNGTGGREMRHMLWFDPTEDFHTYSILWNNHQIVFFVDKVPIRVFKNNGEANNFFPNEKPMYLFSSIWNADEWATRGGLEKTDWKKAPFVSSYKDFNVDGCQWEDPYPACVSTTTKNWWDQYDAWHLSDAQKMDYAWIQRNLVIYDYCKDSERYPTLPVECPLSPWE
- the LOC117626492 gene encoding probable xyloglucan endotransglucosylase/hydrolase protein 8 isoform X1 gives rise to the protein MERVASLMPILLYIAVLIAACSSSSEAAAPATSFEDNFDIMWSENHFKTSADGEIWYLSLDKETGCGFQTKQKYRFGWFSMKLKLVGGDSAGVVTAYYMCTENGAGPERDELDFEFLGNRSGQPYLIQTNVYKNGTGGREMRHMLWFDPTEDFHTYSILWNNHQIVFFVDKVPIRVFKNNGEANNFFPNEKPMYLFSSIWNADEWATRGGLEKTDWKKAPFVSSYKDFNVDGCQWEDPYPACVSTTTKNWWDQYDAWHLSDAQKMDYAWIQRNLVIYDYCKDSERYPTLPVECPLSPWE
- the LOC117626492 gene encoding probable xyloglucan endotransglucosylase/hydrolase protein 8 isoform X3 — its product is MWSENHFKTSADGEIWYLSLDKETGCGFQTKQKYRFGWFSMKLKLVGGDSAGVVTAYYMCTENGAGPERDELDFEFLGNRSGQPYLIQTNVYKNGTGGREMRHMLWFDPTEDFHTYSILWNNHQIVFFVDKVPIRVFKNNGEANNFFPNEKPMYLFSSIWNADEWATRGGLEKTDWKKAPFVSSYKDFNVDGCQWEDPYPACVSTTTKNWWDQYDAWHLSDAQKMDYAWIQRNLVIYDYCKDSERYPTLPVECPLSPWE